In Azospirillaceae bacterium, a genomic segment contains:
- a CDS encoding ABC transporter permease, which produces MNILGLAWAYLKRSALTTCLNVALLALGTGTIVVLILVGTQLQDRLAKDAAGVDLVVGAKGSPLQLILSALYQIDIPTGNIPLSQAQALAADPMVAQAVPVSMGDSFRGYRIVGTDPSFVALRQARVAEGRLWQAPMEATLGTQVARASGLKVGDQFNGTHGLSAGGAEHEGTPYTVVGILAPTGGIVDRLVLTPLDSVWAVHEAHHHHEEGMAMPEGQAPEREVTAVLVRYRSPIAAARLPRKLNAEPGLQTASPAAEMLRLLSLVGVGTDTVRGFGLLLVASSALSIFVALYNATQARRYDLAVMRALGATRTRVASLLLAEALAIGTAGTALGLVLGHGAVELAGRLVPQARDMGVTGLLFPATEPYLLVLAAGLSILAALVPAIQAYRTDVSAVLSRG; this is translated from the coding sequence ATGAACATCCTCGGCCTGGCCTGGGCCTACCTGAAGCGGTCGGCCCTGACGACCTGCCTGAACGTGGCGCTGCTGGCCCTGGGCACCGGCACCATCGTGGTGCTGATCCTGGTGGGCACGCAGTTGCAGGACCGGCTGGCCAAGGACGCCGCTGGCGTGGACCTGGTGGTGGGCGCCAAGGGCAGCCCGCTGCAACTGATCCTGTCGGCGCTGTACCAGATCGACATCCCCACCGGGAACATCCCCCTGTCGCAGGCGCAGGCGCTGGCCGCCGACCCGATGGTGGCCCAGGCCGTGCCGGTGTCCATGGGCGACAGCTTCCGGGGCTACCGCATCGTCGGCACCGACCCGTCCTTCGTGGCGCTGCGCCAGGCGCGCGTGGCCGAGGGCCGGCTGTGGCAGGCGCCGATGGAGGCGACCCTGGGCACCCAGGTGGCACGGGCCAGCGGGTTGAAGGTGGGCGATCAGTTCAACGGCACCCACGGCCTGTCGGCCGGCGGGGCGGAGCATGAGGGCACGCCCTACACCGTGGTCGGCATCCTGGCCCCCACCGGCGGTATCGTGGATCGCCTGGTCCTGACCCCGCTCGACAGCGTCTGGGCGGTGCACGAGGCCCATCACCATCATGAGGAGGGCATGGCCATGCCCGAGGGGCAGGCGCCGGAACGCGAGGTGACGGCCGTCCTGGTCCGCTATCGTTCCCCCATCGCGGCCGCCCGCCTGCCCCGCAAACTGAACGCCGAACCGGGGTTGCAGACGGCCTCGCCGGCGGCGGAGATGCTGCGCCTGCTGTCGCTGGTGGGCGTGGGCACCGACACGGTGCGCGGCTTCGGCCTGTTGCTGGTGGCGTCATCCGCGCTCAGCATCTTCGTGGCGCTGTACAACGCCACCCAGGCGCGGCGCTACGACCTGGCGGTGATGCGGGCGCTGGGCGCCACGCGCACACGGGTCGCCAGCCTGCTGCTGGCCGAGGCGTTGGCCATCGGCACCGCCGGCACCGCCCTGGGCCTGGTCCTGGGCCATGGCGCGGTGGAGCTGGCGGGGCGATTAGTGCCGCAGGCCCGCGACATGGGCGTCACGGGACTCCTGTTTCCGGCCACGGAACCTTATCTACTGGTCCTGGCGGCCGGGCTTTCCATCCTGGCGGCCCTGGTGCCGGCCATCCAGGCCTATCGCACCGACGTGTCGGCGGTGCTGTCGCGGGGGTGA
- the mutS gene encoding DNA mismatch repair protein MutS yields MMAQYLEIKAQHPGALLFYRMGDFYEMFFDDAVAAARALDITLTKRGLHLGEEIPMCGVPVHSHENYLSRLIRLGFRVAICEQTEDPAEARKRGGKSVVRREVVRVVTPGTITEDGLLDARSNNYLAALADVGGALGLAWLDLSTGELTLQPVDRPALPAALARLSPGELLLSERLTQQPDLFELWAEWRDQLTVQPNARFDSENGRQRLLDLYGVGTLDAFGNFSRAEVAAAGSLVDYVELTQKGRVPRLDHPRRLALGAVLEIDPASRRNLELSRTLTGEKRGSLLGAIDRTVTGAGARLLSVHLASPLTDPAAIGRRLDTVGYFVEQGALRADIRAYLGRATDIERALSRISLGRGSPRDLAGIRDGLIRAREICGTFPADALRNALEPPLPPGLLDALRAIKVPADLVGTLAGALGPDLPLNARDGGFIAQGYSAPLDELKELRDDSRRLIANLQARYAGDTGINTLKIRHNNVLGYYIEVTAQHGDKLMAAEQRGTYIHRQTLANAMRFTTVELSDLERRVAEAGDKALALELALFEELTQAVVAKADDIASTAQALAQLDVATSLADIAVECRWCRPVVDDSREFTIVRGRHPVVEAALVANAGVAFVANDCDLSDANRLWLLTGPNMAGKSTFLRQNALVAVLAQMGSFVPADTAHIGAVDRLFSRVGAADDLARGRSTFMVEMVETAAILNQASPRSLVILDEIGRGTATFDGLSIAWAAVEHLHEVTRCRALFATHYHELTTLASKLPSLSCHTMRIKEWQGDVVFLHEVAAGAADRSYGIHVARLAGLPATVITRAEEVLAILEAGDQGSAVTRLADDLPLFSAPVRRAPEPSAPPAPVSPALAALKDVSPDELTPRQALEELYRLKGLL; encoded by the coding sequence ATGATGGCGCAATACCTGGAGATCAAGGCCCAGCATCCGGGCGCCCTGCTGTTCTACCGCATGGGCGATTTCTACGAGATGTTCTTCGACGACGCGGTGGCGGCGGCCCGCGCGCTGGACATCACCCTGACCAAGCGCGGCCTGCATTTGGGGGAGGAAATCCCCATGTGTGGCGTGCCGGTCCACTCGCACGAGAACTACCTGTCCCGCCTGATCCGCCTGGGCTTCCGCGTCGCCATCTGTGAGCAGACGGAGGACCCGGCGGAGGCGCGCAAACGCGGCGGCAAGTCCGTGGTGCGGCGTGAGGTGGTGCGGGTGGTGACCCCCGGCACCATCACCGAGGACGGGTTGCTGGATGCCCGGTCCAACAATTACCTGGCCGCCTTGGCCGATGTGGGCGGCGCCCTGGGCCTGGCCTGGCTGGACCTGTCGACGGGTGAGCTGACCTTGCAGCCGGTGGATCGCCCGGCCCTGCCGGCCGCCCTGGCGCGGCTCAGCCCCGGCGAACTGCTGCTGTCGGAACGCCTGACGCAGCAGCCCGACCTGTTCGAGCTGTGGGCCGAATGGCGCGACCAGCTGACGGTGCAGCCCAACGCCCGATTCGATAGTGAAAACGGCCGCCAGCGCCTGCTGGACCTCTACGGCGTCGGCACCCTGGACGCCTTCGGCAATTTCAGCCGGGCGGAGGTGGCGGCCGCCGGTTCCCTGGTCGACTATGTGGAACTGACCCAGAAGGGCCGGGTGCCGCGCCTGGACCATCCGCGCCGCCTGGCACTGGGGGCGGTGCTGGAGATCGACCCGGCGTCGCGCCGCAACCTGGAACTTTCGCGCACCCTGACGGGGGAAAAGCGCGGCAGCCTGCTGGGCGCCATCGACCGCACGGTCACCGGGGCCGGCGCCCGCCTGCTGTCGGTGCACCTGGCCAGCCCCCTGACCGATCCGGCCGCCATCGGCCGCCGGCTGGACACCGTGGGCTATTTTGTCGAACAGGGCGCCTTGCGCGCCGACATCCGCGCCTATCTGGGTCGGGCGACGGACATCGAGCGTGCGCTGTCGCGCATCAGCCTGGGGCGGGGCAGCCCGCGCGATCTGGCCGGCATCCGCGACGGCCTGATTCGTGCGCGTGAGATCTGCGGCACCTTCCCGGCGGACGCCTTGCGCAACGCCCTGGAACCGCCGCTGCCGCCCGGATTGCTGGATGCCCTGCGCGCCATCAAGGTGCCGGCCGACCTGGTGGGCACCCTGGCCGGGGCCCTGGGCCCCGACCTGCCGCTGAACGCGCGCGACGGTGGTTTCATCGCCCAGGGGTATTCCGCCCCCCTGGATGAGCTGAAGGAATTGCGCGACGATTCGCGCCGGCTGATCGCCAACCTTCAGGCCCGCTACGCCGGCGACACCGGCATCAACACCCTGAAGATCCGGCACAACAACGTGCTGGGGTATTACATCGAGGTCACGGCCCAGCACGGCGACAAGCTGATGGCGGCCGAACAGCGCGGCACCTACATCCACCGCCAGACGCTGGCCAACGCCATGCGTTTCACCACGGTGGAACTGTCCGACCTGGAACGCCGCGTGGCGGAGGCGGGCGACAAGGCCCTTGCCCTGGAACTGGCGCTGTTCGAGGAACTGACCCAGGCGGTGGTGGCCAAGGCCGACGACATCGCCAGCACCGCCCAGGCGCTGGCCCAGTTGGACGTCGCGACATCCTTGGCCGACATCGCGGTGGAATGCCGCTGGTGCCGCCCGGTGGTGGACGACAGCCGTGAATTCACCATCGTTCGCGGCCGCCACCCGGTGGTGGAGGCGGCCTTGGTCGCCAATGCCGGCGTGGCCTTCGTGGCCAACGACTGCGACCTGTCGGACGCCAACCGCCTGTGGCTGCTGACCGGTCCCAACATGGCCGGTAAGTCCACCTTCCTGCGCCAGAACGCCCTGGTGGCGGTGCTGGCGCAGATGGGCAGCTTCGTGCCCGCCGACACCGCCCACATCGGCGCCGTCGACCGGCTGTTCAGCCGCGTGGGGGCGGCCGACGACCTGGCGCGCGGCCGCTCCACCTTCATGGTGGAAATGGTGGAGACGGCGGCCATCCTGAACCAGGCCAGCCCGCGCAGCCTGGTCATCCTGGATGAGATCGGACGCGGTACCGCCACCTTCGACGGCCTGTCCATCGCCTGGGCGGCGGTGGAGCACCTGCATGAGGTGACGCGCTGCCGCGCCCTGTTCGCCACCCATTACCATGAACTGACGACGCTGGCGTCCAAGCTGCCGTCGCTGTCCTGCCACACCATGCGCATCAAGGAATGGCAGGGCGACGTCGTCTTCCTGCATGAGGTGGCGGCAGGTGCGGCCGACCGCAGCTACGGCATCCACGTCGCCCGCCTGGCGGGCTTGCCGGCCACGGTGATCACCCGCGCGGAAGAGGTGCTGGCCATCCTGGAGGCGGGGGACCAGGGCAGTGCCGTGACCCGACTGGCCGACGACCTGCCCCTGTTCAGCGCGCCGGTGCGCCGGGCACCGGAACCATCCGCCCCCCCGGCACCGGTGTCACCGGCGCTGGCGGCCCTCAAGGACGTGAGCCCGGATGAACTGACGCCCCGCCAGGCGCTGGAGGAACTGTATCGGCTGAAGGGGTTGTTGTAA
- a CDS encoding DTW domain-containing protein, with amino-acid sequence MTDETANDTDTPPADSAGAAAPAPTACPRCDKPLDLCVCEGLAPIDTRLEVLVLQHPQEQDVELGTARLLTLALTRGRLKVGLSWPNLAKALGPRPDGREPDARRWAVLYMGSGDDATSTGAGTLRLVDKKGQTVDDPTALADLEGIILLDGSWSQAKALWWRNAWLLKLRRLVIHPDFVSAYGNLRREPRRESVATLEAAAFALAKLEGDDTLVPRLRAPFIALVERYRAVRGNRPPKPGAGKPGAKPGAKPDWRRRGRRPAAK; translated from the coding sequence ATGACCGACGAAACCGCCAACGACACCGACACCCCGCCGGCCGATTCCGCCGGCGCCGCGGCACCCGCCCCCACCGCCTGCCCGCGCTGCGACAAGCCGCTGGACCTGTGCGTGTGCGAGGGGTTGGCCCCCATCGACACGCGGCTGGAGGTGCTGGTGCTGCAGCATCCGCAGGAACAGGACGTGGAGTTGGGCACGGCCCGGCTGCTGACCCTGGCGCTGACGCGCGGTCGGCTGAAGGTGGGGCTGTCCTGGCCCAACCTGGCCAAGGCCCTGGGGCCCCGCCCCGATGGGCGCGAGCCCGATGCCCGGCGCTGGGCCGTGCTGTACATGGGCTCCGGCGACGACGCCACCAGCACCGGGGCCGGCACCCTGCGCCTGGTGGACAAGAAGGGGCAGACGGTGGACGACCCCACAGCCCTGGCCGACCTGGAGGGCATCATCCTGCTGGACGGGTCATGGTCGCAGGCCAAGGCCCTGTGGTGGCGCAACGCCTGGCTGCTGAAGCTGCGCCGCCTGGTCATCCATCCGGACTTCGTCTCGGCCTATGGCAACCTGCGGCGCGAGCCCCGGCGGGAAAGCGTGGCGACGCTGGAGGCCGCGGCGTTCGCCCTGGCCAAGCTGGAGGGGGACGACACCCTGGTGCCCCGCCTGCGGGCCCCCTTCATCGCCCTGGTGGAACGCTACCGCGCCGTGCGCGGCAACCGGCCGCCCAAACCCGGGGCCGGCAAGCCGGGGGCCAAGCCGGGCGCCAAGCCCGACTGGCGTCGGCGGGGACGCCGCCCAGCGGCCAAGTGA
- a CDS encoding MAPEG family protein: MSAFVWTALVTVLSLFVYFWTMGQVGRARKAHGIEAPFTDGPPAFLRVMRVQANTVEQLVMFLPSLWLFALIWGDRLAAIIGVLWPIGRVLYAVGYYAEAKKRSAGFGLAIFATMVLLVGSLIGLIRTLIGV; the protein is encoded by the coding sequence ATGTCCGCGTTCGTCTGGACGGCCCTGGTCACGGTGCTGTCGCTGTTCGTCTATTTCTGGACCATGGGCCAGGTCGGCCGGGCGCGGAAGGCGCATGGGATCGAGGCGCCGTTCACCGATGGGCCGCCCGCCTTCCTGCGGGTGATGCGGGTGCAGGCCAACACGGTCGAACAGCTGGTGATGTTCCTGCCGTCGCTGTGGCTGTTCGCCCTGATCTGGGGCGACCGGCTGGCCGCCATCATCGGCGTGCTGTGGCCCATCGGCCGCGTGCTGTACGCCGTGGGTTATTATGCCGAGGCGAAGAAGCGCAGCGCCGGCTTCGGCCTGGCCATCTTCGCCACCATGGTGCTGCTGGTCGGCAGCCTGATCGGCCTGATCCGCACGCTGATCGGGGTTTAA
- a CDS encoding metallopeptidase family protein translates to MATVTVLPRRFTSPPTLEEIERLANDAITAIPPELRVHIGNVVVRVEEFPDEETEREMGLETPFDILGLYRGVSLPQRGVNDANHGPDMIFIYRRPLLDYWCETGEELGDLVLHVMIHEIGHHFGFSDDDMFGIEANDP, encoded by the coding sequence ATGGCCACCGTCACCGTCCTTCCCCGCCGCTTCACCTCGCCCCCCACGCTGGAGGAGATCGAGCGTCTGGCGAATGATGCCATCACCGCCATCCCGCCCGAACTGCGCGTCCACATCGGTAATGTGGTGGTCCGGGTGGAGGAGTTCCCGGATGAGGAGACGGAGCGGGAGATGGGCCTGGAAACGCCCTTCGACATCTTGGGCCTTTATCGCGGCGTGTCGTTGCCCCAGCGCGGGGTCAACGACGCCAATCATGGGCCGGACATGATCTTCATCTACCGCCGTCCGCTGCTGGACTATTGGTGCGAAACCGGTGAAGAACTGGGCGACCTGGTCCTGCACGTCATGATCCACGAGATCGGCCACCATTTCGGCTTCAGCGATGACGACATGTTCGGTATCGAAGCCAACGATCCGTGA
- a CDS encoding DUF3299 domain-containing protein, giving the protein MPAVPRWRPGRAPPPRQRRAPAAAVQANVPKATLGWDKLADVKEVHSMDNGLLRVRAAFGPQVQALEGKPLTIAGFIIPLEQKEKSGHFLLSAMAPSCPFCPPPGPADLMEVKTSTPIAMTNEPITLTGTLHMVGDDDNGLYYRLGDATQQPAS; this is encoded by the coding sequence TTGCCGGCGGTCCCGCGCTGGCGGCCGGGAAGAGCCCCGCCACCACGCCAGCGCCGGGCACCGGCCGCCGCGGTGCAGGCCAACGTCCCCAAGGCCACGCTGGGCTGGGACAAGCTGGCCGACGTCAAGGAAGTGCACAGCATGGACAACGGCCTGCTGCGCGTGCGCGCCGCCTTCGGCCCCCAGGTCCAGGCCCTGGAAGGCAAGCCGCTGACCATCGCCGGCTTCATCATCCCGCTGGAGCAGAAAGAGAAGTCCGGCCATTTCCTGCTGAGCGCCATGGCGCCCAGCTGCCCCTTCTGCCCGCCGCCCGGCCCCGCCGACTTGATGGAGGTGAAGACCAGCACCCCCATCGCCATGACCAATGAGCCCATCACCCTGACGGGCACGCTGCACATGGTGGGCGACGACGACAACGGCCTGTACTACCGCCTGGGCGACGCCACGCAGCAGCCGGCGTCTTAA
- the ihfB gene encoding integration host factor subunit beta — translation MTKSELIMRLAELNPHLYQRDVEKIVTTIFDEITEALARGDRVELRGFGAFSVKRRDARTGRNPRTGQSVDVEEKFIPFFKTGKQLREQLNTD, via the coding sequence ATGACCAAATCGGAACTCATCATGCGGCTGGCGGAACTCAATCCGCACCTCTATCAGCGCGATGTGGAAAAGATCGTCACCACCATCTTTGACGAAATCACCGAGGCCCTGGCGCGGGGTGACCGGGTGGAGTTGCGCGGCTTCGGTGCCTTCTCCGTCAAGCGCCGTGACGCCCGCACCGGCCGCAATCCGCGCACCGGCCAGTCGGTGGACGTGGAAGAGAAGTTCATTCCCTTCTTCAAGACCGGCAAGCAGCTGCGCGAACAGTTGAACACGGACTGA
- a CDS encoding FxsA family protein, with amino-acid sequence MRLPVLIVVYLLLEIAAFAWVGEKVGVLGTVALVVLSTVVGLWLVQRQGLDALRKAAGLAPGQAPVVEAWDGLCLATAGVLFAVPGFVSDALAVALLLPPVRRVLLAQAQRLSGVRFTVRTGGDGFTPRQPTTVIDGDFVDVTKPEPPAGHLPRE; translated from the coding sequence ATGCGCCTTCCCGTCCTGATCGTCGTCTATCTGCTGCTGGAAATCGCCGCCTTCGCCTGGGTGGGCGAGAAGGTGGGCGTGCTGGGCACGGTGGCGCTGGTGGTGCTGTCCACCGTGGTCGGCCTGTGGCTGGTGCAGCGCCAGGGCCTGGACGCCCTGCGCAAGGCGGCGGGCCTCGCTCCCGGCCAGGCCCCGGTGGTGGAGGCCTGGGACGGTTTGTGCCTGGCCACGGCCGGCGTGCTGTTCGCCGTGCCCGGTTTCGTCAGCGACGCCCTGGCCGTGGCCCTGCTGCTGCCGCCGGTGCGCCGCGTGCTGCTGGCCCAGGCCCAGCGCCTGTCGGGCGTGCGCTTCACGGTGCGCACCGGTGGAGACGGCTTCACCCCCCGGCAGCCCACCACCGTCATCGATGGCGATTTCGTGGATGTGACCAAGCCTGAACCGCCTGCGGGCCACCTGCCCCGGGAATGA
- a CDS encoding ATP-binding cassette domain-containing protein translates to MPLIDVTGLRHAVAGRAVLDIPHWTVEAGRHHLLLGPSGSGKTTLIHALAGLKRPEAGTIRLDGQSVWDLSPAGRDALRGRLIGIVFQTLHLVPALDVAGNLHLARWLAGLPRDTAAVAGALARVGLGDRLSAKPEALSQGEKQRVAIARAVVTAPKLILADEPTSALDDENCARVLDLLLEQADACGATLLIATHDERTRARISDRLDLPKLSADTKGHAA, encoded by the coding sequence ATGCCCCTGATCGATGTCACCGGTCTGCGCCACGCCGTGGCCGGGCGGGCGGTGCTGGACATCCCCCATTGGACGGTGGAGGCCGGGCGCCACCACCTGTTGCTGGGCCCCAGCGGCAGCGGCAAGACCACCCTGATCCACGCGCTGGCGGGGCTGAAGCGGCCGGAGGCCGGCACCATCCGCCTGGACGGCCAGTCGGTGTGGGACCTGTCCCCCGCCGGGCGCGACGCCCTGCGCGGCCGGCTGATCGGCATCGTCTTCCAGACCCTGCACCTGGTTCCGGCCCTGGACGTGGCCGGCAACCTGCACCTGGCGCGCTGGCTGGCGGGCCTGCCGCGCGACACGGCGGCCGTGGCCGGCGCCCTTGCCCGTGTGGGCCTGGGTGACCGGCTGTCGGCCAAGCCGGAAGCCCTGAGCCAGGGTGAGAAGCAGCGCGTGGCCATCGCCCGTGCGGTGGTGACGGCGCCCAAGCTGATCCTGGCGGATGAGCCCACATCCGCCCTGGATGATGAGAATTGCGCCCGCGTGCTGGACCTGCTGCTGGAACAGGCGGACGCCTGCGGTGCCACCCTGCTGATCGCCACCCATGACGAGCGCACGCGCGCCCGCATATCCGACCGCCTGGACCTGCCCAAGCTCAGCGCCGATACGAAAGGCCACGCCGCATGA
- a CDS encoding LapA family protein: MRYLSWIVSIPLSLVAIVFAISNRDGVTLGLWPLVDTITVPAFALVLVSLVVGFAIGGVVSWLSAGRHRRAARKEKARADQVQRDLDAARLHAADLEKRLVAAERAAPAPVSGEAKVMSLR, encoded by the coding sequence TTGCGTTACCTTTCCTGGATCGTATCCATCCCCCTGTCCCTGGTGGCCATCGTCTTCGCGATTTCCAATCGCGACGGCGTGACCCTGGGGTTATGGCCGCTGGTCGATACGATCACCGTGCCGGCGTTCGCGCTGGTGCTGGTGTCGCTGGTGGTGGGTTTCGCCATCGGTGGGGTGGTGTCCTGGCTGTCGGCCGGCCGGCACCGCCGCGCGGCACGCAAGGAAAAGGCCCGCGCCGACCAGGTGCAGCGCGACCTGGATGCCGCCCGCCTGCACGCCGCCGACCTGGAAAAGCGCCTGGTCGCGGCCGAACGCGCCGCCCCGGCCCCGGTGTCGGGCGAGGCCAAGGTCATGTCCCTGCGCTAA
- the bla gene encoding subclass B3 metallo-beta-lactamase, with protein MTVARRLLLAAFTLTAAPLAATATARAQPAAAPAACKEGADWNTPAAPQHIFGDTWYVGTCGLSAILITSAQGHILIDGATEKAAPMIEANIKALGYELQDVRYILNSHEHLDHAGGIAQLQRDTGATVLALPAAAAALERGKGDRGDPQYLSIDPFPPVSDVHRIQDGEVVTLGQLKLTAHATPGHTPGATTWTWDSCEQARCLHVIYADSLSAYSDAVYRYGDEAAHPGVVAAFRQAIAAVAALPCDILLTPHPDAARLWSRLGPNATEPLVDASACRRHADTVTARLNKKLDEEEKAAR; from the coding sequence ATGACCGTTGCGCGCCGCCTGCTTCTGGCCGCTTTCACCCTGACAGCGGCCCCCCTGGCGGCAACGGCCACGGCCCGGGCGCAGCCGGCGGCGGCACCGGCGGCCTGCAAGGAAGGGGCGGACTGGAACACGCCGGCCGCTCCCCAGCACATCTTCGGCGATACCTGGTACGTCGGCACCTGCGGCCTCAGCGCCATCCTGATCACCTCGGCCCAGGGGCATATCCTGATCGACGGCGCCACGGAAAAGGCGGCGCCGATGATCGAGGCCAACATCAAGGCCCTGGGCTATGAATTGCAGGACGTGCGCTACATCCTGAATTCGCACGAACACCTGGACCATGCCGGCGGCATCGCCCAGTTGCAGCGCGACACCGGCGCCACGGTGCTGGCCCTGCCGGCCGCGGCCGCGGCCCTGGAACGCGGCAAGGGCGACCGGGGCGACCCGCAGTACCTCAGCATCGATCCCTTCCCCCCGGTCAGCGACGTGCACCGCATCCAGGACGGTGAGGTCGTGACCCTGGGGCAGCTGAAGCTGACGGCGCACGCCACCCCCGGGCACACGCCGGGCGCCACCACCTGGACCTGGGACAGCTGTGAACAGGCGCGCTGCCTGCATGTCATCTACGCCGACAGCCTGTCGGCCTACAGCGACGCGGTTTACCGGTATGGGGATGAGGCGGCACACCCCGGCGTGGTGGCGGCCTTCCGCCAGGCCATCGCCGCCGTGGCGGCCCTGCCCTGCGACATCCTGCTGACGCCGCACCCCGACGCCGCCCGGCTATGGTCACGGCTGGGCCCCAATGCCACGGAGCCGCTGGTTGACGCGAGCGCCTGCCGACGCCATGCCGACACCGTCACCGCCCGGCTGAACAAGAAGCTGGATGAGGAAGAAAAGGCGGCACGCTAA
- a CDS encoding low molecular weight phosphotyrosine protein phosphatase, whose product MSDPQISLLFVCTGNICRSPTAEGVMRRRLALDGLGDRVRVASAGTHGYHVGEAPDIRAVEAARHRGVDLSSLRARRVDAGDFDRFDLVLAMDRDHLDFLRRLAPPAKRDRVRLFLDFAPDHQGHDVPDPYYGSEDQFDTVLDLIEAAADGLLDEVHRRLAR is encoded by the coding sequence ATGAGCGACCCCCAGATTTCCCTGCTGTTCGTCTGCACCGGCAACATCTGCCGTTCCCCCACCGCCGAGGGCGTGATGCGCCGCCGCCTGGCCCTGGACGGCCTGGGCGACCGTGTTCGGGTCGCCAGTGCCGGCACACACGGCTATCACGTGGGCGAGGCGCCGGACATCCGGGCGGTGGAGGCCGCGCGCCATCGCGGCGTGGACCTGTCGTCCCTGCGCGCCCGCCGGGTGGATGCCGGCGATTTCGACCGCTTCGACCTGGTGCTGGCCATGGACCGCGACCATCTGGACTTCCTGCGCCGCCTGGCGCCGCCGGCCAAGCGTGACCGGGTGCGCCTGTTCCTGGACTTCGCGCCCGACCACCAGGGCCACGACGTGCCCGACCCCTATTACGGGTCGGAAGATCAGTTCGACACCGTGCTGGACCTGATCGAGGCGGCGGCCGACGGCCTGCTGGATGAGGTGCACCGGCGGCTGGCACGCTGA